AAGAAACtttaatgtcaaaatttaaTACCAAACTGAAGCCGTGAAGCGGCAAGCGATTGCTTAAggcaaaaattgtaaaaatactgTATTAAGATGGTTGAAAATAACGAACTTGAATTGTCGGAAGCCGAGGCAGAACAATATGATCGACAAATTCGATTGTGGGGATTGGAATCTCAAAAAAGGTTACGCGCTTCAAAAGTTTTAATCATCGGATTATCAGGTTTGGGTGCCGAAATAGCGAAAAACATTATATTGTCTGGAGTAAAGAGTGTATGTTTATTAGATGATGAAAAACTTAAAGAAACTGACTTATACTCACAATTTTTGGCCCCGCCCGATAAAATTGGTGAAAACAGAGCGGAAAGTTCTATTCAACGGGCAAGGGCTTTGAACCCAATGGTTGACATTACCTCTGAGACAAAAGCAGTTGATGAATTGCCTGATGCCTTTTTTACGACATTCGACATCGTTTGCGCTACTGGTTTGAAACAAGAACAACTAgaacgtataaataatatttgccgCGACAGTAACAAGAAATTTTTATGTGGTGACGTATGGGGCATGTTTGGCTACATGTTCGCTGATTTGATCGACCACGAGTATTCAGAAGAGATAGTT
The window above is part of the Vanessa tameamea isolate UH-Manoa-2023 chromosome 18, ilVanTame1 primary haplotype, whole genome shotgun sequence genome. Proteins encoded here:
- the LOC113397720 gene encoding SUMO-activating enzyme subunit 1, which produces MVENNELELSEAEAEQYDRQIRLWGLESQKRLRASKVLIIGLSGLGAEIAKNIILSGVKSVCLLDDEKLKETDLYSQFLAPPDKIGENRAESSIQRARALNPMVDITSETKAVDELPDAFFTTFDIVCATGLKQEQLERINNICRDSNKKFLCGDVWGMFGYMFADLIDHEYSEEIVQHKAVKRGPDETEKNARETVSITVKRRAIYVPLQNALSADWTKPELRSRLRRGDPSYFAMKILLRFRDEFNRNPDPAKRKADTEILLRMRDELVKELNIPVGFISDALLTDVFGIVSGAAAVVGGVIGQEVVKAVSQREPPHNNMFFFNPVKCVGFVELYGQ